CTGCGCGATGTCTATGTGTCGCTCGGCGAACCCATCGACCGCGACAAGCCGGAAGGTGCCTGGGCCGTTCGCGTTTATTACAAACCCTTTGTCGACTGGATCTGGGGCGGCTGTGTGCTGATGGCACTCGGTGGCCTGCTAGCCATGCTCGACCGCCGTTACCGCGCCAAATCGCGGGTGGCATCTCCCGCTCAAACTCCAGCAGGAACTCAACAAGCATGAACCGTTATTTCTGGATTCTCGGCGGCTTTGCCGCCCTCGTCGCCCTGCTCGCCGTCGGTCTGGGGCTCAATCCGCGCGATGTACCATCGCCGCTGGTCGGCAAGCCTGCCCCGGCGTTCAGCCTGAATGTGCTGGCCAAGCCTGAAACGACGCTCAGCCCGAAGGACATGCAGGGCAAGGTCTGGCTGCTCAACGTCTGGGCCTCGTGGTGCGTTTCCTGCCGGGCCGAACATCCGATCCTGGTTGAATTCTCGAAAAAAGTGGACGTGCCGCTGATCGGCCTGAACTACAAGGAAGTTCGCGGCGATGGCGGTTTCGACATGAGCAAGATGCCGGCCGATGAAGAGAAAAAACTCGCCTTCCAGCGGGCCAACAAATGGCTGGCCGACCACGGCGACCCGTACAAGCTGACGGTCATGGACCTCGACGGACGCGTCGGCATCGACTACGGCGTTTATGGCGTGCCGGAAACCTACGTCATCGACAAGGCTGGCGTCATCCGCATGAAACACACCGGCCCGATCACGCCTGAAATTCTCGGCAAGAAAATCATGCCACTGCTTGCCGAGTTGAATAAATGAACCTCCGCGCACTGATTGCCGCTTTCGTTTTTGCCCATTTCATCGGGTCGACCGCCGCCCTTGCCTCGGCAGCCAATGAAGCTGCGCTGGCCGCCGATCCGGTGGCCGAAAAGCGTCTGCAAAAACTTTCCGAAGAACTCCGCTGCCTGGTCTGCCAGAACCAGACCATCGCCGACTCCAATGCCGAACTGGCGCAGGATCTGCGCCGCGAAGTTCGC
The sequence above is drawn from the Dechloromonas sp. TW-R-39-2 genome and encodes:
- a CDS encoding DsbE family thiol:disulfide interchange protein is translated as MNRYFWILGGFAALVALLAVGLGLNPRDVPSPLVGKPAPAFSLNVLAKPETTLSPKDMQGKVWLLNVWASWCVSCRAEHPILVEFSKKVDVPLIGLNYKEVRGDGGFDMSKMPADEEKKLAFQRANKWLADHGDPYKLTVMDLDGRVGIDYGVYGVPETYVIDKAGVIRMKHTGPITPEILGKKIMPLLAELNK